One stretch of Cellulomonas wangsupingiae DNA includes these proteins:
- a CDS encoding type II toxin-antitoxin system death-on-curing family toxin: MIYLTAEELLVVARRVVGDLVVRDIGLVESAAARPRTQIGGTDAYPDLLAKAAALLHSLTRNHALLDGNKRLALAGTIVFLGVNGTRLVATNDDAYDLIMDVAAGRVDDVESIRERLAHLTEAW; the protein is encoded by the coding sequence ATGATCTACCTCACCGCCGAAGAGCTGCTCGTCGTCGCGCGGCGCGTCGTCGGCGATCTGGTCGTGCGTGACATCGGCCTCGTGGAGTCGGCAGCCGCACGACCACGGACTCAGATCGGCGGGACCGACGCCTACCCCGACCTCCTCGCCAAGGCCGCAGCGCTCCTTCATTCACTGACCCGAAACCACGCACTTCTGGACGGGAACAAGAGGCTGGCACTCGCAGGCACGATCGTGTTCCTCGGCGTCAACGGCACACGACTCGTCGCCACGAACGACGACGCCTACGACCTCATCATGGATGTCGCTGCCGGCCGGGTGGACGACGTCGAGAGCATCCGCGAGCGCCTCGCACACCTCACCGAAGCCTGGTGA
- a CDS encoding GNAT family N-acetyltransferase has translation MLVLPTPAPTFGGVRLRAFGPRDVGMVQDLSTDPYTPLTGTLVADATAAQAHEWIDRQHERLVTGAGYSFCVADAADDRALGQVGLWLADIERGRATAGYGVAPTERGRGVAARALTALTAFAWTIPELHRIELFIEPWNVASTRTAENAGYEREGLLRSRQVIGGRRVDMLLYSAIRPSIAGASAQ, from the coding sequence ATGCTCGTGCTGCCGACGCCCGCCCCGACGTTCGGTGGCGTCCGCCTGCGGGCGTTCGGACCCCGCGACGTCGGGATGGTCCAGGACCTCTCCACGGACCCGTACACGCCCCTGACCGGCACGCTGGTGGCCGATGCCACGGCCGCGCAGGCCCACGAGTGGATCGACCGGCAGCACGAACGCCTGGTCACGGGTGCCGGGTACTCGTTCTGCGTCGCCGACGCCGCCGACGACCGCGCCCTCGGGCAGGTCGGGCTGTGGCTCGCCGACATCGAGCGCGGGCGTGCGACCGCCGGGTACGGCGTCGCACCGACCGAACGCGGCCGAGGCGTCGCGGCGCGTGCTCTGACGGCGCTCACCGCGTTCGCGTGGACCATCCCCGAGCTGCACCGCATCGAGCTCTTCATCGAGCCGTGGAACGTGGCGTCCACCCGCACCGCCGAGAACGCCGGCTACGAACGCGAAGGGCTGCTGCGCAGCCGGCAGGTGATCGGCGGGCGACGGGTGGACATGCTGCTGTACTCCGCGATCCGACCATCGATCGCCGGTGCTTCAGCGCAATGA
- a CDS encoding recombinase family protein, with the protein MTTRRAVALYARISQDRSGDEAGVTRQLLDCRAEAERRGWTVAEEYVDDDVSAYSGKRRPAYERLLRDITEGRRDAVVVWHMDRLHRRPIELEQFVTVCERAGVRDVVTLSGEVDLANGDGLLMARLLAAVAANESASKSRRLKRKALEIAETGRPTMGGRRPFGFAEDRIAHEPTEAGVVREAAARLLAGESLNSVTRWIEETGVPTVSGADWRPLSVRQIVTNPRMWGMRVHQDQVIGAGTWEPILTPEQGERLRRLLLDPARRTNRTARRYLLSGMLTCGKCGARMVSAPREGVRRYACRTGPDQRGCGGVYVVADPLERFVAAAVLHRLDSPQMHDALTGNEHDDAEVAALAAKVQEDERRLLDLADMFAAGEIDRLGMKRVRDQITPRLDANRRALAAANGRDQVVEYAGRGAELREAWDGLDLSRQVAVVKAVLAGATVLPATQRGRRGFDPGRLVPDWRA; encoded by the coding sequence ATGACGACGAGGCGAGCAGTGGCGCTGTACGCCCGGATCTCCCAGGACCGCAGCGGCGACGAGGCCGGGGTGACCCGGCAGTTGCTGGACTGCCGCGCGGAGGCCGAGCGGCGCGGGTGGACCGTGGCTGAGGAGTACGTGGACGACGACGTGTCGGCGTACTCGGGGAAGCGGCGACCTGCGTACGAGCGGCTGCTGCGGGACATCACCGAGGGTCGACGTGACGCGGTGGTGGTGTGGCACATGGACCGGCTGCACCGTCGGCCCATCGAGCTGGAGCAGTTCGTGACCGTGTGCGAACGGGCCGGGGTGCGGGACGTCGTGACGCTCTCGGGCGAGGTGGACCTGGCGAACGGGGATGGGCTGCTCATGGCGCGGCTGCTGGCGGCGGTGGCGGCGAACGAGTCGGCGTCGAAGTCGCGGCGGCTCAAGCGCAAGGCGCTGGAGATCGCTGAGACAGGGCGCCCGACGATGGGCGGGCGGCGGCCGTTCGGGTTCGCGGAGGACCGGATCGCGCACGAGCCGACCGAGGCCGGTGTGGTGCGCGAGGCCGCCGCGCGGCTGTTGGCCGGGGAGAGCCTGAACTCGGTCACCAGGTGGATCGAGGAGACCGGAGTACCCACGGTCTCCGGAGCGGACTGGCGCCCTCTATCAGTGCGGCAGATCGTGACCAACCCGCGGATGTGGGGGATGCGGGTGCATCAGGACCAGGTGATCGGTGCCGGGACGTGGGAGCCGATCCTGACGCCCGAGCAAGGCGAGCGGCTGCGACGGCTGCTGCTGGACCCGGCCCGGCGCACGAACCGCACGGCACGGCGGTACCTGCTCTCGGGCATGCTGACGTGCGGCAAGTGTGGAGCCCGGATGGTCTCGGCACCGCGGGAAGGCGTGCGGCGGTACGCCTGCCGCACCGGCCCGGACCAGCGCGGGTGCGGCGGTGTCTACGTCGTGGCCGACCCGCTCGAGCGGTTCGTCGCAGCGGCCGTGCTGCACCGGCTCGACAGCCCGCAGATGCACGACGCCCTGACCGGCAACGAGCACGACGACGCGGAGGTCGCGGCGCTGGCTGCGAAGGTGCAGGAGGACGAGCGGCGACTGCTGGACCTGGCTGACATGTTCGCCGCCGGGGAGATCGACCGGCTCGGGATGAAGCGGGTTCGCGACCAGATCACCCCGCGCCTGGACGCGAACCGGCGCGCGCTCGCGGCGGCGAACGGACGCGATCAGGTCGTCGAGTACGCCGGACGCGGTGCAGAGCTGCGTGAAGCGTGGGACGGGCTGGACCTGTCGCGGCAGGTGGCCGTGGTCAAGGCGGTGCTAGCCGGCGCGACGGTACTGCCGGCTACGCAGCGGGGCCGGCGCGGGTTCGATCCCGGGCGACTGGTCCCGGACTGGCGGGCCTGA
- a CDS encoding rolling circle replication-associated protein, with amino-acid sequence MVSLFSPTGWSFSLYPDAAEGGGTVLTPSRRAQARVAPGEAADPSRAAREAGRRARGKLRRYCAANRLNRLGTLTYRGEGCHDARVVREHVGEFFRALRAGLDGERLAYVWVPEWHKSGHGLHVHFAVGRYVPRALIDEAWGRGFVHIKLLGGMPVGSGPREEARRAAGYLSKYVAKTFDDPTTRVLGLHRYDVAQGFQPPKVTIHGRTLDDVLDQACAAMGADPERLWWSGDVPDWDRPPAVWAQWR; translated from the coding sequence GTGGTCTCGTTGTTCTCCCCTACCGGTTGGTCGTTCTCGCTGTACCCGGATGCTGCCGAGGGCGGCGGCACCGTCCTCACACCTTCACGTCGCGCTCAGGCGCGTGTCGCGCCTGGTGAGGCGGCCGATCCATCCCGCGCTGCACGTGAGGCGGGACGTCGCGCGCGCGGGAAGTTGCGCCGCTACTGCGCCGCCAACCGCCTGAACAGGCTCGGGACGCTGACCTACCGCGGCGAGGGTTGCCACGACGCTCGTGTCGTACGGGAGCATGTCGGGGAGTTCTTCCGCGCCCTACGGGCCGGACTCGACGGCGAGCGGCTGGCCTATGTGTGGGTGCCGGAGTGGCACAAGTCCGGTCATGGCCTGCACGTGCACTTCGCTGTCGGTCGGTACGTCCCGCGGGCGCTGATCGATGAGGCGTGGGGTCGCGGGTTCGTCCACATCAAGCTGCTCGGCGGCATGCCCGTCGGGTCCGGGCCTCGTGAGGAAGCCCGCCGCGCGGCGGGGTACCTGTCGAAGTACGTCGCCAAGACCTTCGACGACCCCACCACCCGGGTGCTCGGGCTGCACCGGTACGACGTGGCCCAGGGCTTCCAGCCGCCGAAGGTGACGATCCACGGCCGCACGCTCGATGACGTGCTCGACCAGGCCTGCGCCGCGATGGGCGCCGACCCCGAACGGCTCTGGTGGTCCGGGGATGTCCCCGACTGGGACCGGCCTCCGGCGGTGTGGGCACAGTGGCGCTGA